The genomic interval AGGTCAGCATAGAGCTCTGTCATGTTGAATGTGCTGATCTCTAAGATCTTTGTGTTTTGCCTGCTTTGAAATGAGGATGACTCTGTGTATTTCATGTGGCAATAAGAAGTGCATGAATTAATTAAATACAATGGCCCTGATCCAAATGAACAGGTTGGAGGTGCCCTTTAAAATGGTATTGCTAAAATTGATATTAGTAATTCACATTGACTATTTGATTTGGTGGTAatagtataattaagcaataaggcccaagggggtttggtatatggccaatataccatggctaagggctgttccgATGTGCCtttttgctattataaactggttaccaacatcattggagcagtaaaaataaatgttttgtcatacccctgGTATACGGTcagatataccatggctgtcagcctatcagcattcagggctcgaaaacacccagtttataatataaaaTTGAAAATCGTACATTTTCATGTATTAGTCAAATAGTCATCATAATATCTAAAAGACTTTGAAGtttgactttttattttatttccttCTCTTACTTTCTCACTCATTCTATTTCATCTCCCTGTTTCTCACAAAGCAGGTCTCACATGGTCCATTGGGTGATAAGTGTCCTATCTGTCCAGATGGTGTTCCTGTGAGATCCCTATGAGAGCCTTGTTGACTGCACTGTGCATGGGCagtagggaggagggggggcCCTGGTCACTGGAGCTTTGTTTGACGGGGCACACTTCCTTTGTGTGTTCGCCCCAGTGTCATTAACACTGAAGTGTGGGAAGCACAGGAGCACGGCGGCTCTCACGTTCCACTGGGGCAGGAAGGGGGAGCGTGTGACTGGGACACAGGCAGAGCGAGCAGGTGTGTGCTGTAGCAACGCTGGCAATCTATATCTACATGTGTTGGTTTCCAAAACTAAATTCTGGATATATACTGGGTTACAATGCAGACTATTCATGGCAGTTATAACTGTGCAATGTTTATAACACATAAATCTACTACTGACAAATATACAGATCACACCAAAGTTGAACATAAAACTTAATGTTGCCCAATCACCACCCTATTAAAACATCTTTACATGATATGGCACCAAAGATCCAAGGGAATGACCAGATCTTCATGGATCTGAAAGCAACCTGTTTGATTAAGCTTGTGGTCACACAGTAGCCCCATGAGCTATTTGACTCACAGTCCTATCTCAGTCTCACACCCACGTGTGCCCTGTGCCAAAGCACTTTGTGCTCACCCTTTATTCTGTGATCCTGGCAAGAGACGAGCACACTCCTTCCTCTGGGGTCACCACTTTCCCAGATCCACAACGCGGCGCCATGtctgcccccctccctccactccctctccctccctcccacccatccctctccctccccatccctccacctGCTCCCTGGAGGCACACTCTTTGTCCCCTCAGCAATAAACACTTCATTGAGCATGTGGCAGCCCAGCATCTATCAATGCCATTCCCAGCCCTCTCATTGGCTCCGGACTGTGAGAAACTCCAACAAGCCCAAGACCCACACATTCATATGGAGATTTAGGAGTATAAATAGGAGGGAGAACCAGAGAGAAGACAGTACATATCCAATTGGCTCTTTACTGAGACTTCAGCTCAACAGAACTACTACTGCTATATCCATTGGCACCAACTATGATTAGACAGATGACTAACCCTAAGCAGCACCTCTCACTTACTAAGGTAAACAAATGCTTTTAAGTCTTtgaatacataaatacatttCTTTCTTATTCTATTGCTGTTGATACTAGTACAGGGCAGATCAAGTTGACTAAATTGTTCCTTGTTTTCTCTTTGTGCAGATAAGGAAGCCAGTGGTGGAGAAGATGCGTAGGGATCGCATCAACACCAGCATCGAGCAGCTCAAGTCCCTCCTGGGTCCCGAGTTCCTCCGCCAGCAGCCCGACTCCAAGCAAGAGAAGGCCGACATCTTGGAGATGACTGTCTATTTCCTGAGCCGCCAGCAGCAGGCAGGAAGTTCCTCCACTGCAGCAGCCAATGAGGGCTACTCTCGCTGTGTGCAGGACGCTGTCAGCTTCCTGTCTCAGTGTGAGGTGAAGACACAGTCCTACAGCTCGCTGCTGAGCCACTTCCAGAGCCTGCAGACATCCAGCCAACCCAGTCAGGCTCCCTGGTCCTTCTCCCCACCGGGCTCCCCAGCCCACCAGGCCACCACCAAGGGTGTGATGAGCCCTGTCTCCCATCCACTCTGGAGGCCCTGGTAGAGCAATGCTTCAAACTTTTTCATGTCAGACAAACGGAATTGGACAGGCCAGTCTACATTATGACAGGCATGGACAGTGGTGTTCGGAGTGACGAAGGTCTAATTCTTTTGCATTTGGCAAGAGATGCTACGTCGATAGTCTTCATCCAGATGAAGCAAGGGCATATTTTGCCAGTATTCCTTTGAAAGGAAGGATTCTATGAAATGATTCAGATTGGTTTGGATACATACTCTGTATAGATGCACTATTATGCATGTTCTTGTCTGAGAACGATAACTCTGAAAGTACAAACAGAGTTAAATTATGCTAATAACATACTTTTATTGTATGTCTAACCCATAATGGGTTGCTACTGTTTATTTGGTGTCTGTGACACCACCTGTTTtttttgcattaaaaaaaaacgATTTTCAATAAATTGTCACAATGATACAATGTATCAATTTGGTGATGTATGAATATTATGCTACAAATGGATCCAATGAATCTACTTTAAATGTACATCATGTCATGATTATGTAAAATTTATGTTattaataatacaaatattcaaTGTTCAAGGAAAATGCTAAAATGTTCATTCTAACTTCGAAGAGACCTCATTCATAAAGGGATGTTGTGTATTCAACACGAGTTTGTGTAAGTTTGTTTGTTTGCCTTTATTGATTTAAATTACACTATTTGGAGTGACATGTCATCAAGCTTTTGAAAATAAATTAACTTCAATTGAAGTTTCTCAACATTTACATTTCTGGTTCTATTTTCTCTGTCTTATCAACTCATATCTGCACAAAGTTCACCACCCACATCCGTTGTGATGACATCAGTAGTATGGCTAACTTTTTCATCCACAAATTTATAAAGACGACAATATACTATCTAGTAAGTATATTGATTGACTATATTCACAAACCTAAATCTAGATTGTGAGGAGCACCTATCCCACTGCCCAGAGATGTCAGATTGATATTGGTTCCTGGTTGACAAACCCCAACCTTGAAACCTATTGTTTATTTGTGGTTGGACAAAATCAGTGCCTAAAATAATGACTTTTTGTCAGAGGAATGCATGACCATAACTGTGAAGGGCTCCCATCAAGAACACCACATTACTGAGGACACCTGTCTAAATGTATATCCTATCTACTATATATGCCTATACTTCACTCATATAGAACATAACCTATTATTTTTAACTGGTTCTGTCACACCAATTAATCACATGGATTAAGGGATGTGATTAATATCGTATGATATATAGTATGTCCTGATCTTGAGCAGTAAATTTAGGATCATTGTAATAATGGAACAACAGTGCAGAGTAGTGGCAAAAAAGTGAGTCACCAACTTCAACATCTATATAGTTCTTAAGAAGAGTAAACTTTGATGACCTTAAACTTTAATATTTTAACTATTTTTGTCAAGTTTTTGTTCCAACCTCTTTGCTAACACACCAGATACAAATAGTCACATGTATTACACCCCCCTCCCTCAGTGGCATTGCTGAAGTTTCTCAGGGTTAGTCCTGCAGATGGTCTGGGTGACTatggccccctctctcccttcaaccAGAGATCAAACACCGTGGCTAATGTGATGTGTAACAAGACACACTTCTATTGTCCCCTTATTGAGGCCAGTGAATGGACAGAGAGTGTGGGAAACAGGGGCTAGCACACTCCCAAAGGCAGAGGGCTGATGGGAACCTGCCTTACTCCTCCACAGGCCTGGCAGTCCAGAGTGTATGGCAGGAATTGAGTCTGTGGGTGGGTCACTGTTCACACACACTTAAAGAGCCACGGACAAAGGCTAGCCAAAACTGTCTCATCACTACACTGTCAATGTGGTCAAATCACAGCTAGCCCGAAAGGGAATGTCTAGCTAACAGGTAAATCATTTTTGTATAGATGAAGTTGACAAATTCCCCTTTATGAGTAGCTCTAACTGTCTTCATGAAAAACGTTCAATGTTCATCCAGgccaaagtggaagaaaaagaCAGGGTGATCGTGTAGCTCTTTGTCGATGTGCAAGGCACCATTAACTAGATTTTTTCCAGATGGTCTGTGACATAGGGTTTCTGTTTGTCATGTGACAAAGGATCAATTAACATTCCCAATGGGGCATTGGGGGAGCGGCCTGGCTTTTGTAGCTCATCTACCCCAGTGCTGGTGACTGGTGGGAAACTAGGAGGAGAGAGTTCTCCTCACAGCACCCACAGGCCAGGCCACACATCTGTGACCTTTGCGCTGCCTGAACCACAACCATGGCATAGTGCCAGTGACTGTGGCATTGTCCCCAGTCTCCCCACCCTGGCCCAGCAGCACATAGTCTATCAAAGATCATAGATAGAAGTTCTGGGATTTTTCTTGGGAAAGTATCCATTTATCTTATTAGTTACAGTGTTACACTGTAGTGCCTCTTCTTTGTATTCAATGCCATAATATTTACCTCCAAGAGATATAATAACTCTTCAGTTATAGGGCTACATTCAATTGGAAAAATAAACTGTTGCTGTGAGATAATACACTCTTGAATGAACCTTTCCTGGGTGCAATAAATCCACGCGTGGGCATGAGTTGTCTTGAGCTTTCCCACACTCAACAGCCAATGAAAACAGATATAACAGATATAACAGACAACAGATAACACAATGGTTCAATGACtcaactgtctgtcagtgggGAGACTGCTTGTCTGGACGGAGTGTGTGCGAGGGGTGAGTGTGAggacagtgtggtgtgtgtgtgggcacacaACCTCCTCCCTCCGCATACCGCTGGATGTGTGAGAAAAGTCTGAAGTATACATAAGTGTGTGTGATCCCCACATTCCAACACAGCGACAGCCTGTGTCTATGTGATTGTCTTCTGTATCAGACATTAGCATAATTTAGCATTAGCATAATTTAGCATTAGTATCATTTCATAACAATACTAGCCTGCTGGTTATTATACCACTAACTTTAAAAAGTGTTGTAAACACTCTATTGCACAATTGGCTGCTTAAATAAAATGAATTGTATCCGGATGTTATGTCTTTTGTCGAAACTATGCAACAATTCAACTCATTTTTGGTTAATTATAATGAATATTGCTTGGAGAAAGAAaactcaaaatatatatttttttgtgaattctATACTGGCTTGATTGTGTTAGATGAAAGGGTTCTCAGGACATCAACTAGAACATTTAATGAACTGAAACTACATAGATATATTTTTTATGGTCTAATTTAGACATTTTCTTTATGGTCTAAATTAGTCTCTTTGAAGAGGGCTCTTCCCTTCAAAAGTGTGTCTTCGTTTCACTTGTTTTTACCTGTCATTATGTTGAATGTTTATTGCATGTATAATGTATTCATGTTTTATTAATCAATAGTTGCTGCTTATCTTGGGAAACATCCCTGTATTGCCTCTAATACCCCGTTACCCATCAAGTTATTGATGTTTCTCCTATTGTTGCGATGGGCAGCTCTGTGGTCTCAGTAGTGTGGGAACCCCAGCTGGGCCTGGGCCACATGGCTTTGTCATGCTAATCCCTTGCTATATAAAGGGGGAGAGATCCCTCAGAGGTCCCAGACCACACTCTGCAGcccaggaaaagtagccaacagaCCTGTCACTCTCTCACGCAGACATGGCTCCCTGCTTAACTTCCTCTTTCCACCATCTGAAGTTCGCAGAAAAAAACATGAAGGTATGTGTTAGGTTCAAtcaatgtatgtgtgtatatacagtataaaataTGTATATTCATGTATATTATGGCTTTTTATAGTATTTGACTGAATTTCTTGTTGTCATATATTAGAACTGTTGACTAATCAAATGTTCTTCTCTGCCTCCTCAGATAAGGAAACCCATCGTGGAGAAGATGCGTCGAGATCGCATTAACGGCTGCATAGAGCAGCTCAAGCTCATCCTGGAGAAGGAGTTCCACAAAGAGGACCCCAATACCAAGCTGGAGAAAGCCGACATCCTGGAGATGACCGTGAGATTcctgaggcagcagcagcagctgcagccgGCTCCATCTCAGAGGGACTACAGCGAGGGTTACTCACAGTGCTGGAGGGAGTCTCTGCAGTTCCTCTCTGGAAGCCCCAAgagagacaccaccaccacctccgcTGGACCTCTTCAGGGGCTCCAACAGCAGCTCTCCTCCCAGGCCCAGATATCCTGCAGCAGCCCGATGGGCCGCTCCACTTCCCCAGTCTCCTCCATCTTCCGTGCCACCGCCAAGCTCCAGGACAAAGGAGTTAAAGGTCCAGTCTGGAGACCCTGGTAGAGAGAGTTACTGGAATCACTGTAAAACCTGAGGGAAACACTGGACTGTATGTCCCTCACTATGTAGGAAGTATGCATTTCCAACCTCCTCCACCGTTGTGGGTTTACTGAGCTCTTATTGTCTCATCACATTGATGGCCATATATGTGTGGCACATTTGATTTCTGGCATATTTGAAGTGAGGGTTGTCACTTTTTTGTGAAAATTGTTATTTCTCCtacttgttttgtcacatgagatttttttgtttgtattgaaGAATTTAGGTAATTATTGAGTTATGATATTTTATTGTGAAATTTGAATTGATGGTGAAATGATTGCTTACTCCAGTGGAGTTCATGTGTTATGCTAGACTTAACCAGTAACTACAATATGCTACTGTATTTTCGCCAGCAATTATTTGAGGATATTTCTCTTTTATTATTAATATGTTATGTTTGGATGGATGTATCTTTTATAAAGGGACTAGTGTGTTGGTATACTTTGTAATAGCACTGTTGCTATTGTTCTGATAGTTTATATTGCATTAAAGAAGCTCTTAAAACTATGTATGATGTGTATGACAATGAAACTATAATAACAACCTGTCTTTTGTCCAGGATTGTTCTTTTTGACCAAATTGTAGTGGATTTTGCAGTCCACCAATTCTGTTCTAACCAGTTCATATGATCCTCCTCCATGAAATGTCTTCTCAAATTTGATTAACAAATTCAGGAAAATCCACATACAACTTTTGCAATAGTTTCCCTTTATAGGCATCTGTATGGGTTTAAATCAGCTGTCCCATTGAGCTCCTGAATCCTGCCACCACAGATACCCAGTGAgagggcacacagacagacactcacaccAACAGAAGGCAAGGCACCTCTCTATGGCCTGcccatacagggccttcagaaagtattcagaccccttgactttttccacattttgttatgttacagccttattctaaaatgtattaaataaataaaaaatctcagcaatttacacacattaccccataatgacgaagcaaaaacaggtttttagaaatgtttgcaaatgtataacagATAAAAaagagaaataccttatttacataagtattcagagcctttgctgtgagactcaaaatggagctcaggtgcatcctgtttccattgatcatccttgaaatgtttcttcaacttgattagagtacaactgtggtaaattcaattgattggacatgatttggaaaggcacacacctgtctatataaggttccacagttgatagtgcatgtcagagcaaaaaccaagccatgaggtcgaaggacttgtccgtagagctccgagacaggattgtgtcgaggcacagatcttcgGAAGGGtgacaaaaaatgtctgcaacattgaaggtccccaagaacacagtggcctccatcattcttaaatggaagaagtttggaaccaccaagactcttcctagagctggccgcccccCCCCCAAACTGAGGAATccggggagaagggtcttggtcagggaggtgaccaagaacccaatggtcactctgacagagctctagagttcccctgtggagatgggagaaccttccagaaggacaaccatctatgcagcactccaccaatctggcctttatggtagagtgaccagaccgaaaccactcctcagtaaaaggcacatgacatcctgcttggagtttgccaaaaggcaccaagattctctggtctgatgaaaccaagattgaactctttggcctgaatgccaggtgtcacgtctgggggaaacctggcaccatccctacggtgaagcatggtggtggcaacatgctgtggggatgtgttaCAGTAGCaggcactgggagactagtcaggatagaggcaaagatgaacggagcaaagtacagagagatctttaatgtaaacctgctccagagtgctcaggagctcagactggggcgaaggttcaacttccaacaggacaacgaccccaagtacacagccaagacaatgcaagagtggcttcgggacaagtctctgaaaatccttgagtggcccaatcagagcccggacttgaacccaatcgaacatccctggagagccctgaaaatagctgtgcagcagcgatcctcatccaacctgacaaatattgagaggatctgtagagaagaatgggagaaactcccgaaatacaggtgtgccaagtagtgtcatacccaagaatactcgaggctgtaatcgctgctaaaggtgcttcaacaaagtactgagtaaacggtctgaatatagcgggaatgtgatatttcagttttttatttataaaaaaaacagtttttgctttgtcattatgggatattgtgtgtagattgattaggaaaaaatggatttaatacattttaggataaggctgtaatgtaaacaaaatgtggaaaaagtcaatgggtctgaatactttccgaaggcactgtattaccACTTTCTATTTTTCTAAAGAGAGGCCAGACATATGCCACAGACACTGAAGAAAGACCACCAAACTAGCTGCATCTTAAGAGGGTTAACTTTGGTTTTAAAACAACAATAATTTTTAAATACATAATCATTTGAGTCTTTTGACCAGGATTGTTATTTTTTAACAAATTGTAGTAGATCTTGCTGTCCATCAATTCTATTCTAACCAGTTCATATGATCCCCTTCAACTAAATGTCTTGTCAATTTTGATGAACAAATTCTGTAAAATTCACATATAACTGTAGCAATAGTTTCCCCCTAAGAGGCTAGGGTTAATTATGGATGTTTTGCATTATGGAAAAGACACGTTAACACATTAAAGGGCAATTCTACCACTTTTCAAAATCATATTAATTCTCTCCAAAGCTATATCAATGTCTACAAATATGGAAATAGCACATTTCTACATTTTATTGtagaaaaagaaaaacccttgaatgagtaggtgtgtccaaacttttgactggtactttatgttTACACTGATATGGTGCTGGAGATAACGAGTATGacgttgaaaagtggtggaattgccctttaaggAAATACAAAGAAGGAAAACAAGGTTATTTCTTTATTTCAAATagttattttatttctttatttcaaaTAGTAAAAAGCGCTATACAAAGAAAAGTATATTAATTGATTAAAGCAACAAGTATCAGAGTACCAAACTTGTACACGTaaccacagcagtgttctagaatattGGACCGTTGGGTTTTATACTTTTCGAATTCTCAGTGCAGCGAAAGCAATTTCTCCAACTGTCAACAGATTCAAATGATTAGAGGATGCGTACCAAGAGACGCATTGGTTGGGAATTGTGGTTAGTTGTGCGTTCGTCTGTGCGTCCCCTGTGGATGGGAGTCtagctatgtcacaatgggacACCGGACTATTGTGTCCTAGCTTCTGTGCTTCTGATTTACACTTTATGTAATGTACATAGTGACTCACACATTTGGATTTAAAACCATAATGATAGATAGATCTTTGTATATTCACAAT from Oncorhynchus tshawytscha isolate Ot180627B linkage group LG22, Otsh_v2.0, whole genome shotgun sequence carries:
- the LOC112221443 gene encoding transcription factor HES-5 yields the protein MIRQMTNPKQHLSLTKIRKPVVEKMRRDRINTSIEQLKSLLGPEFLRQQPDSKQEKADILEMTVYFLSRQQQAGSSSTAAANEGYSRCVQDAVSFLSQCEVKTQSYSSLLSHFQSLQTSSQPSQAPWSFSPPGSPAHQATTKGVMSPVSHPLWRPW
- the LOC112221444 gene encoding transcription factor HES-5-like; translated protein: MAPCLTSSFHHLKFAEKNMKIRKPIVEKMRRDRINGCIEQLKLILEKEFHKEDPNTKLEKADILEMTVRFLRQQQQLQPAPSQRDYSEGYSQCWRESLQFLSGSPKRDTTTTSAGPLQGLQQQLSSQAQISCSSPMGRSTSPVSSIFRATAKLQDKGVKGPVWRPW